A single region of the Methanobrevibacter arboriphilus JCM 13429 = DSM 1125 genome encodes:
- a CDS encoding DNA polymerase subunit beta codes for MKVRTRDFIYTKDDLFFASTNYIHPEDRFISFLRYIPDENGDREKDGKKYSKVTSEEAYDYLRKYHPEYLYFCDISQVEMMGVPKNKVQEIIKPEERLNEIMNDEKEKPSNNQLINKLLKIADFFHYKAEIDYKNLGISGSILPKLQKDTVSDIDFVVYGLENHRKAMETFKKFKGKEVEINKIGVDDGKKRIKTNKKNEIKKITLNPIKDEYWEKVYNKRMKDSSLTKEEFCWYEDRKNNRGIIEGTLFDILATRNWDEIEGKWGDTRYEPIGIAKVETVVEDAIASFDNPATYKVKDLKVLEVDDGNEKLINKVNEISSFTHTYAGQAIENERIIAKGKVERVLKGKGQNKEESYRLIVGTTRESINEYIKLKNIP; via the coding sequence ATGAAAGTTAGAACTAGAGATTTCATTTATACTAAAGATGATCTTTTCTTTGCATCTACAAATTATATTCATCCAGAGGATAGATTTATTTCATTTTTAAGATATATCCCTGATGAAAATGGAGATCGTGAAAAGGATGGAAAAAAATATTCAAAAGTCACATCAGAAGAAGCTTATGATTATTTAAGAAAATATCATCCGGAATATTTGTATTTTTGTGATATTAGTCAAGTGGAAATGATGGGTGTTCCAAAAAACAAAGTGCAAGAAATTATAAAACCTGAAGAAAGATTAAATGAAATAATGAATGATGAAAAAGAAAAACCTTCAAATAATCAGCTAATAAATAAATTATTAAAGATAGCTGACTTTTTTCATTATAAGGCAGAAATAGATTATAAAAATCTTGGAATATCTGGTTCTATTCTTCCAAAACTTCAAAAAGATACTGTTTCAGACATCGATTTTGTGGTTTATGGTCTTGAAAACCACAGAAAAGCTATGGAAACATTTAAAAAATTTAAAGGTAAAGAAGTTGAAATTAATAAAATTGGAGTAGATGATGGAAAAAAAAGAATCAAAACAAATAAAAAAAACGAAATAAAGAAAATAACTCTTAATCCTATAAAAGATGAATATTGGGAAAAAGTTTACAATAAAAGAATGAAAGATTCTAGTTTAACAAAAGAAGAATTTTGTTGGTATGAGGATCGTAAAAATAACAGAGGGATAATCGAAGGTACATTATTTGATATTTTAGCTACTCGTAATTGGGACGAAATAGAAGGTAAATGGGGAGACACCCGATATGAACCAATTGGAATAGCTAAAGTAGAAACTGTTGTTGAAGATGCAATTGCATCATTTGATAATCCTGCTACATACAAAGTTAAAGATTTAAAAGTATTAGAAGTTGATGATGGAAATGAAAAATTAATTAATAAAGTTAATGAGATTTCTTCATTTACTCATACATATGCGGGGCAAGCTATTGAAAATGAAAGGATAATAGCAAAAGGAAAGGTTGAACGTGTTTTAAAAGGAAAAGGTCAAAATAAAGAAGAAAGTTATAGATTAATTGTTGGAACCACAAGAGAATCTATAAATGAATACATAAAATTGAAAAATATACCTTAA